One Acutalibacter muris DNA window includes the following coding sequences:
- a CDS encoding ATP-binding cassette domain-containing protein translates to MGILELQNLTYSYDKKRKVLRGINAQMEAGKMYAILGPSGCGKTTLLSLLGGLDSPTSGNILFEGKGIAQAGLAGHRKKNVSFIFQSYNLIDYMTPQENVRLTSKKPALPFLERLGLTREESKRNVLKLSGGQQQRVAIARALASEAPVILADEPTGNLDEDTAGDITEILKESAHQMKKCVIVVTHSGELAKQADVVFRLKKGELQIEQSEKSS, encoded by the coding sequence ATGGGAATTTTGGAACTGCAAAATCTAACATACTCTTATGACAAAAAGAGGAAGGTGCTGAGAGGGATCAATGCGCAGATGGAGGCGGGAAAAATGTATGCCATTCTCGGCCCGTCCGGGTGCGGCAAGACAACCCTTCTATCCCTGCTGGGCGGTCTGGACAGCCCCACAAGCGGGAATATCCTGTTTGAAGGGAAAGGCATTGCACAGGCCGGATTGGCAGGCCATCGGAAAAAGAATGTTTCTTTTATCTTTCAGAGCTACAACCTGATTGACTATATGACCCCGCAGGAGAATGTCCGGCTGACTTCAAAGAAACCGGCACTCCCGTTTCTGGAGCGGCTGGGGCTGACGAGGGAGGAATCCAAACGGAACGTGCTGAAACTCTCCGGCGGCCAGCAGCAGCGGGTAGCCATTGCAAGGGCGCTCGCAAGCGAAGCTCCGGTGATTCTGGCGGACGAGCCTACCGGCAATCTGGACGAGGATACGGCTGGGGATATTACGGAAATCTTGAAAGAAAGCGCCCATCAGATGAAGAAATGCGTGATAGTTGTTACCCACTCAGGTGAGCTGGCAAAACAGGCGGATGTGGTGTTCCGGCTGAAAAAGGGTGAATTACAGATAGAGCAAAGCGAGAAATCTTCATAA
- a CDS encoding response regulator transcription factor → MAKTILIIEDEIAIQNILAEPLRACGYEVVTALDGLEGINAFHSHHIDLILLDIMLPKINGYAVCEMIRQEAQTPIILLTALDTEDDQIKGFDLLADDYITKPFSIKLVLKRVEALFRRTEAADMDTDTLRYKELQISAKQRQVIVSGAEVILTQSEFDILLLFLKNQGRVFTRDELLNLVWGYEFIGEEKSVNFHIMNLRKKLGVDYIETVRGVGYKIAKENQ, encoded by the coding sequence ATGGCAAAGACAATACTGATTATTGAAGATGAAATCGCAATACAAAACATCTTAGCCGAGCCACTTAGGGCATGCGGCTATGAAGTTGTAACCGCTTTGGATGGTCTGGAGGGTATCAATGCTTTTCATTCCCACCACATAGACCTTATCCTTTTGGATATTATGCTACCGAAAATCAATGGATATGCTGTTTGCGAAATGATACGACAAGAAGCCCAGACCCCTATTATCCTTTTGACTGCCCTTGACACAGAGGACGACCAGATAAAGGGATTTGATTTGTTGGCAGATGACTATATCACGAAGCCATTTTCGATTAAATTGGTATTAAAGCGTGTGGAAGCATTATTTAGAAGAACGGAAGCAGCGGATATGGATACAGACACCCTTCGATACAAAGAGCTTCAGATAAGTGCAAAGCAAAGACAAGTCATTGTATCAGGTGCGGAGGTCATTCTCACGCAATCCGAGTTTGATATTTTACTGTTGTTCCTTAAAAATCAAGGGCGAGTATTCACAAGGGATGAGCTGCTCAACCTTGTGTGGGGATATGAATTTATCGGCGAGGAAAAAAGTGTCAACTTCCACATTATGAATTTGCGAAAAAAGTTAGGCGTGGATTACATAGAAACTGTCAGAGGGGTGGGATACAAAATTGCGAAAGAAAATCAGTAA
- a CDS encoding sensor histidine kinase: MRKKISNSLSAKVFLWVFTALTLCSILIYGIVLIFVPQSYQLTGSKQFENNAGALFSALENKSYEEGTTLITNFCIENNAVAMLGNEKNSVTFGDFETIADDLSTAQTYTTNVTFSEDKASYTLSVISLTKTASELFSLLLRFIPLVLTVILLLSALSALICSRVIVAPIAKISQISKRMTELDMTWRCDTDRKDEIGVLSSSLDTMAARLQSTMEELETANQQLTKDVKKFQRLEEQHRNFFAAVSHELKTPLTILKGQLENMILGFGDYQNHDKYLPQALKSAEDIEYLVKEILSITKMETMNIGSSLETLSLTDMVSKVVIELQPLATEKDIAIFQNISEDISVSVNRNLFGKALSNIIGNAIRHSKADAKVYADCDTDTHILVVENTGVFLDEDNLENMFTPFYRADKSRSKATGGSGLGLYIVKTILDLHQMEYQITNTDKGVAFYLKLN; the protein is encoded by the coding sequence TTGCGAAAGAAAATCAGTAACTCACTAAGTGCAAAAGTGTTCCTGTGGGTCTTTACCGCATTGACCTTGTGTAGCATTTTGATATACGGCATTGTCCTTATATTCGTGCCACAAAGCTATCAACTCACAGGCAGCAAACAGTTTGAGAACAATGCAGGAGCGTTATTCTCTGCTCTGGAAAACAAAAGCTATGAGGAAGGGACGACGCTGATTACAAATTTCTGCATTGAGAATAACGCCGTGGCGATGTTAGGAAACGAAAAGAACAGCGTTACTTTCGGGGACTTTGAAACCATTGCTGATGACCTGTCAACGGCACAAACCTATACAACCAATGTGACCTTTTCTGAAGATAAGGCAAGCTATACGCTTTCTGTTATTTCTCTTACCAAAACGGCAAGCGAACTGTTCAGTCTGCTGCTCCGCTTTATTCCGTTGGTATTGACGGTCATTCTGCTTCTATCTGCCCTAAGTGCTTTGATTTGCAGCCGAGTGATTGTTGCACCGATTGCAAAAATCAGTCAGATTTCCAAGCGAATGACCGAGCTTGATATGACTTGGAGATGTGATACAGACCGCAAGGACGAAATCGGTGTACTTTCTTCCAGTCTGGATACAATGGCGGCAAGGCTGCAAAGTACAATGGAAGAATTGGAAACGGCAAATCAGCAGCTAACCAAAGATGTTAAGAAATTTCAAAGGTTGGAGGAACAGCACAGGAATTTCTTTGCGGCTGTTTCCCACGAGCTGAAAACACCGTTGACTATTCTGAAAGGTCAGCTTGAGAATATGATATTAGGTTTTGGAGATTACCAGAACCACGACAAATATCTGCCGCAGGCACTAAAATCCGCCGAGGACATTGAATACTTAGTTAAAGAGATACTATCTATTACCAAAATGGAAACAATGAACATCGGCAGCTCTTTGGAAACACTTTCTTTAACTGATATGGTAAGTAAAGTAGTTATAGAGTTGCAGCCTTTGGCGACTGAAAAAGACATTGCTATTTTTCAGAATATCTCCGAAGATATAAGTGTGTCAGTCAACCGCAACCTGTTCGGTAAGGCGTTATCCAACATCATTGGTAACGCCATCCGTCACTCTAAAGCAGATGCTAAGGTTTATGCAGATTGTGACACGGATACGCACATTTTGGTTGTAGAAAATACAGGCGTATTTTTGGATGAGGATAACTTGGAAAATATGTTTACGCCGTTTTACAGGGCGGACAAATCCCGAAGCAAAGCCACAGGCGGAAGCGGTCTGGGATTATACATTGTAAAGACTATCCTTGACCTGCACCAAATGGAATACCAAATCACGAATACCGACAAGGGTGTTGCGTTCTATCTGAAATTAAATTAA
- a CDS encoding amidophosphoribosyltransferase has product MSGFFGVASKEDCVFDLFFGTDYHSHLGTRRAGMAVYDRGKGFDRSIHNIENSPFRTKFDSEVSEMRGQYGIGCISDYEPQPLIVRSHHGTYAIVTVGKINNTGELVDRIFAGGHSHFMEMSGGDINQTELVATLINQKENLLEGIRYAQESIDGSMSLLLLTPRGILAARDRLGRTPVAVGKKPEARCVSFESFAYLNLGYAGERELGPGEIAAVTPEGVETLSAPGGDMKICTFLWVYYGYPTSSYEGVNVEEMRYNCGALLAKRDSFPGARPDNVAGVPDSGTAHAVGYANASGIPFSRPLIKYTPTWPRSFMPTLQSQRDLIAHMKLIPVHELIKGRSLLLIDDSIVRGTQLRETTDFLYKHGAREVHARPACPPPMFGCKYLNFSRSASLDDLISRRVIKELEGTSTPENLDSYSDPDTAEYQTMVDTICKKMNFTSLRYHRLDDMVESVGLPKCRLCTYCWNGEE; this is encoded by the coding sequence ATGAGCGGTTTTTTTGGCGTCGCGTCAAAAGAGGATTGTGTTTTTGACCTTTTCTTCGGCACGGACTACCACTCCCACCTGGGCACCCGCCGGGCGGGAATGGCGGTGTACGACCGGGGGAAAGGCTTTGACAGGTCCATCCACAACATTGAGAACTCACCCTTTAGGACCAAGTTCGACAGCGAGGTGTCTGAGATGCGCGGGCAGTACGGTATTGGCTGCATATCAGACTATGAGCCCCAGCCCCTGATCGTGCGCTCCCATCACGGCACCTATGCCATCGTCACCGTGGGCAAAATAAACAATACCGGGGAGCTGGTGGATCGGATATTTGCCGGGGGACACTCCCATTTTATGGAAATGAGCGGCGGCGATATCAACCAGACGGAGTTGGTGGCCACCCTCATAAACCAGAAGGAGAACCTCCTCGAAGGCATACGCTATGCCCAGGAGTCCATCGACGGCTCCATGAGCCTGCTGCTTCTGACCCCCCGGGGCATACTGGCCGCCCGGGACAGGCTTGGCAGGACCCCGGTGGCAGTCGGTAAAAAGCCGGAGGCCCGCTGCGTCTCCTTCGAGAGCTTTGCCTATCTCAACCTGGGCTATGCCGGCGAGCGGGAGCTGGGTCCCGGCGAGATAGCCGCCGTCACGCCCGAGGGAGTGGAGACCCTCTCGGCTCCCGGCGGTGATATGAAGATATGCACCTTCCTCTGGGTATATTACGGCTACCCCACCTCCTCTTACGAGGGAGTCAACGTGGAGGAGATGCGCTACAACTGCGGCGCCCTTTTGGCAAAGCGGGACAGTTTCCCCGGGGCACGGCCAGACAACGTGGCCGGCGTGCCCGACTCCGGCACCGCCCACGCCGTGGGCTATGCCAACGCCTCGGGCATACCCTTCTCCCGGCCCCTTATAAAGTATACCCCCACCTGGCCCCGGTCCTTTATGCCCACCCTCCAGAGCCAAAGGGACCTTATCGCGCATATGAAGCTCATCCCCGTCCACGAGCTGATAAAGGGGCGCAGCCTGCTGCTTATCGACGACTCCATTGTCAGAGGCACCCAGCTGAGGGAGACCACGGACTTCCTCTACAAGCACGGCGCCCGGGAGGTCCATGCCCGGCCCGCCTGCCCGCCGCCCATGTTCGGGTGCAAGTACCTGAACTTCTCCCGGTCGGCCTCCCTTGACGACCTTATCTCCCGGCGGGTCATCAAGGAGCTGGAGGGGACAAGCACCCCGGAGAATCTTGACAGCTACTCTGACCCGGATACCGCCGAGTATCAGACCATGGTGGACACCATCTGTAAGAAGATGAACTTCACGTCCCTTCGCTACCACAGGCTGGACGATATGGTGGAGTCCGTGGGCTTGCCCAAGTGCAGGCTCTGCACCTACTGCTGGAACGGCGAGGAGTAA
- a CDS encoding ABC transporter permease, translated as MNFVKRAFLYCFRQKVKTSILFLILAIISTFLLTGLAIRDASEGATEEVQTAIGGKLFLEIDPTNQYDSSQDGYGMTYTYNGNYITPEILDAISKVDGVVDYNSDNPRGFWGAGVDFKYLPAAFNLSYTPYGESSAYTAALSSEKSSDFESGKYSLVEGRHITPEDKYVVMISKELADYNKLSVGDIMTMYCLDSDSNVKLEIIGIFDGTEGTSGNGGFSVSDIPANCGYVDYTTMFENFGRKIDGYTQIDIYVEDPVSLQNVYDKVKNLSELRGKSLKLSIDTEEYEVVQAPLETLQSLVNTILVIIVVVSSLVLTFLLTLWIRGRKKEIGVYLSIGKSKTGIVGQFFVETVAVAIVAFATSVFFGGLIAGKASEFLVSRVTTGAATLNVEISAAYLLPLYLIGIAIIAASVVLASWTVFRLKPRDILSKMS; from the coding sequence ATGAATTTTGTAAAGAGAGCTTTTCTTTACTGCTTTCGACAGAAAGTAAAGACATCGATTTTGTTTTTGATATTAGCGATTATTTCGACCTTTCTTCTGACAGGTCTGGCAATCCGTGATGCCTCCGAGGGAGCGACTGAGGAGGTGCAGACAGCTATCGGCGGTAAATTATTTTTGGAGATTGACCCTACCAACCAATACGATTCGAGCCAAGACGGATACGGTATGACCTATACCTATAATGGCAATTACATTACCCCAGAGATTTTAGATGCCATTTCAAAGGTGGACGGCGTTGTAGATTATAACTCTGACAATCCGAGAGGATTTTGGGGAGCAGGTGTGGACTTTAAATATTTACCTGCGGCGTTTAATTTGAGCTACACTCCTTATGGAGAGTCGTCTGCTTATACGGCAGCTCTTTCCTCTGAAAAAAGTTCTGATTTTGAAAGCGGAAAATATAGCCTTGTGGAGGGCAGGCACATCACTCCCGAAGATAAGTATGTTGTGATGATTTCAAAAGAGCTTGCGGATTACAATAAGCTGTCTGTGGGCGATATAATGACAATGTACTGTCTTGACTCTGACAGCAATGTGAAGCTTGAAATCATTGGTATTTTTGACGGTACGGAGGGTACTTCTGGGAACGGAGGTTTTTCTGTATCGGATATACCCGCAAACTGCGGCTATGTGGACTACACGACAATGTTTGAAAACTTTGGTCGTAAGATAGATGGTTATACACAGATTGATATTTATGTGGAAGACCCTGTAAGCCTCCAAAATGTCTATGATAAAGTAAAGAACTTGTCAGAGCTTCGTGGGAAATCCTTGAAACTCAGCATTGATACGGAGGAATATGAGGTCGTACAAGCACCGCTTGAAACCTTGCAGAGCTTGGTAAACACTATCCTCGTGATTATCGTGGTTGTAAGCTCTCTTGTGCTGACATTTCTTTTAACTCTTTGGATTAGAGGGCGTAAAAAAGAGATTGGCGTTTACCTGTCTATCGGCAAGAGCAAGACGGGCATTGTCGGACAATTTTTTGTGGAAACGGTGGCTGTAGCGATTGTCGCCTTTGCAACTTCTGTTTTCTTTGGCGGTCTGATTGCAGGAAAAGCAAGTGAATTTCTGGTGTCCAGAGTAACAACCGGTGCAGCAACGCTTAATGTTGAAATTTCAGCGGCATATTTATTGCCTCTATACCTTATCGGTATTGCCATTATTGCCGCCTCGGTGGTACTTGCATCGTGGACGGTGTTCCGTTTGAAGCCGAGAGATATTCTTTCAAAGATGAGCTAA
- a CDS encoding replication initiator protein A — translation MQKHFLIPYKEDSGVPPYLPFPRFLIPLDLSNDAKVLYALLFDRAGISRENGYIDPNGRIRLYFTVEEAKEKLHRSRQVVTRAFQELERSGLIVRWKQGLGRPAVITLNILPARKEGDAIV, via the coding sequence ATGCAAAAACATTTTTTGATACCTTACAAGGAGGACAGCGGCGTACCGCCCTATCTGCCCTTTCCACGTTTTCTGATACCATTGGATTTATCCAATGATGCAAAGGTTCTGTACGCCCTGCTCTTTGACCGGGCAGGCATTTCCAGGGAGAACGGCTACATAGACCCGAACGGCCGGATCCGTCTTTATTTTACGGTGGAAGAAGCAAAGGAAAAACTGCACCGTAGCCGCCAGGTGGTGACAAGGGCTTTTCAGGAACTGGAGCGCAGCGGCCTGATTGTCCGCTGGAAACAAGGGCTTGGCCGTCCGGCGGTCATTACGCTGAATATTTTGCCTGCAAGGAAGGAGGGAGATGCGATTGTGTAA
- a CDS encoding ABC transporter permease, which translates to MDCKKRAGLYLLRKKGKAISIFLLIMVVSTFLISCFSLLTASEKLASDIRGALGAAFYLRASTGVVSDENGEMTVTENHIRITDNEIKRIQNCGNIAYHNPINYGYAKGEQLTKGNPIAFIHGEKHTEDNNMGAVTALRYSALETDFVDEVLALAAGRHITEADTNAVLISSEVAAVNGLSVGDKIVLSSSELGEADGEYIDVWSGERKETVVTIVGIYDILEADANVTATAGRQENRIYASMDVLTQLAASEPSVYTGEVGFYVTDPKTLDEIVSKVQQIEEIDWKTHFIRTNDFQYSKISDSLTSLGDLIKILLACVSIVSAAVLTLILTLRIRGRIPEAGILLGAGIPKGEIIKQFLLEVLSVAAIAFLFSYAASFGISHNLGNHLFADFQPNLINAAALQNGMSDAVSIDSYLTLGIGKTLLIYGCQLIVVVLSVLLSSASILKLKPREILTKMS; encoded by the coding sequence ATGGATTGTAAAAAGCGGGCAGGTCTGTATCTGCTCCGTAAAAAAGGAAAAGCCATAAGTATCTTTCTGCTCATTATGGTCGTGTCGACCTTTCTCATTTCCTGTTTTTCACTCCTTACCGCATCCGAGAAGTTAGCGAGTGACATCCGAGGAGCTTTAGGAGCTGCCTTTTATCTAAGGGCGAGTACAGGCGTTGTATCAGACGAGAATGGCGAAATGACTGTTACGGAAAATCATATCCGTATTACTGACAATGAGATAAAGCGGATACAAAACTGCGGCAATATTGCGTACCACAATCCTATCAATTATGGATATGCCAAAGGCGAACAGCTTACCAAAGGCAATCCCATTGCCTTTATCCACGGAGAGAAACACACCGAGGATAACAATATGGGGGCTGTTACAGCACTTCGCTATTCCGCTTTGGAAACAGATTTTGTAGACGAGGTACTGGCTCTTGCCGCAGGCAGACACATTACTGAAGCAGATACAAACGCCGTTTTGATAAGCTCTGAGGTGGCGGCTGTAAATGGCTTGTCTGTTGGGGATAAGATTGTCCTGTCATCGTCCGAGCTTGGAGAAGCTGACGGCGAGTACATTGATGTGTGGTCTGGGGAAAGAAAAGAGACAGTTGTAACGATTGTCGGAATATACGATATTCTGGAAGCGGATGCGAATGTAACAGCAACCGCTGGCAGACAAGAAAATCGTATTTACGCAAGTATGGACGTTTTGACACAGCTTGCTGCAAGCGAACCGTCTGTTTATACAGGCGAGGTCGGCTTTTATGTGACTGACCCAAAGACGCTTGATGAGATTGTATCTAAGGTGCAGCAGATAGAAGAAATTGATTGGAAAACGCATTTTATCCGCACGAATGATTTTCAGTATTCCAAAATTTCCGATAGTCTTACTTCTTTAGGGGATTTAATAAAAATCCTGTTGGCGTGTGTTTCCATAGTGAGTGCCGCTGTTTTGACCTTGATTTTAACTTTGCGTATCAGAGGTCGCATACCAGAAGCGGGCATCCTTTTAGGAGCAGGTATCCCGAAAGGAGAAATCATAAAACAGTTTCTGTTAGAAGTATTGAGTGTCGCTGCCATCGCATTTCTGTTTTCTTATGCTGCGAGCTTTGGAATAAGTCATAACTTAGGTAATCATCTGTTTGCGGATTTTCAGCCTAATCTTATCAACGCTGCGGCATTACAGAATGGAATGAGTGATGCAGTGAGTATTGACAGCTATCTCACTCTGGGTATTGGAAAAACCCTGCTGATATATGGATGCCAGCTTATCGTAGTTGTGCTTTCCGTACTGCTCTCATCGGCTTCTATCTTGAAGCTGAAACCAAGAGAGATACTGACAAAAATGAGCTAA
- a CDS encoding cysteine-rich VLP domain-containing protein: MDYRQYRRMRKLVHECCNYDNGNCIALDNGEECVCVQSISYSLLCKWFRSAVLPLDKSLETVLLFRDELKRCSVCGQPFRPGSNRAKYCKSCATKVHRRQKTDSDRKRRLACGQLESKKH, from the coding sequence ATGGACTATCGACAGTACCGTCGGATGCGGAAACTGGTGCATGAATGCTGTAACTATGACAACGGTAACTGTATCGCATTGGATAATGGTGAGGAATGTGTATGTGTCCAGAGTATATCCTATTCGCTTCTCTGCAAATGGTTCCGCTCTGCTGTCCTGCCGCTGGACAAGTCCCTGGAAACGGTGCTCTTATTCCGGGATGAGTTAAAACGCTGTTCCGTCTGCGGGCAGCCGTTCCGCCCCGGTTCTAACCGGGCCAAATACTGCAAGTCCTGTGCGACGAAGGTTCACCGCCGGCAGAAAACGGACAGCGACCGGAAAAGGCGGCTGGCATGCGGACAATTAGAGTCGAAAAAGCATTGA
- a CDS encoding DUF3267 domain-containing protein, with the protein MDNDKRKLTEKELNRKNDFEKISSEMQQKGYKMKNVVINTQKAKYLALLVMLPFMALTFWLYNNVNSFNLDGISWGYAVALPLLILCLIIVHELIHGITWGIFAKNHFHAIDFGIVRSTLSPYCTCFEPLKKWQYLLGTAMPTLVLGGGGAAAAVMTNQLLLFFAAEYMILSGGGDFQLILRSILTDKRESLYCAHPYECAFVVFEK; encoded by the coding sequence ATGGATAACGATAAAAGAAAATTAACAGAAAAAGAATTGAACCGTAAAAATGACTTTGAAAAAATAAGCTCTGAAATGCAACAAAAAGGATATAAAATGAAAAATGTGGTTATCAATACACAAAAAGCAAAGTATTTAGCTCTTTTAGTCATGTTACCGTTTATGGCTTTAACATTTTGGCTCTACAATAATGTGAATAGTTTTAATTTAGATGGTATTTCCTGGGGATATGCTGTGGCGTTGCCTTTGCTTATTTTATGCCTGATTATCGTGCATGAGCTGATACATGGAATTACCTGGGGGATTTTTGCAAAAAATCATTTTCATGCGATTGATTTCGGAATCGTTAGGAGTACTTTATCTCCATATTGCACTTGCTTCGAACCGTTGAAAAAGTGGCAATATCTGTTAGGAACTGCTATGCCTACATTGGTTTTAGGAGGTGGAGGTGCAGCGGCTGCGGTGATGACAAATCAGTTACTGCTGTTTTTTGCGGCAGAATACATGATTTTATCAGGTGGCGGAGATTTTCAACTTATACTGAGAAGTATATTAACTGATAAGCGAGAAAGTTTGTATTGCGCCCATCCTTACGAATGTGCTTTTGTAGTTTTTGAGAAATAG
- a CDS encoding winged helix-turn-helix domain-containing protein, which yields MEYIDLRKLKSGELKQVRRQVVRLKQMGKAGKEIEELTGVRQSRASEIWTAYKREGDKALEPKKHGFQKGTHLLLTPEEQAEIRETIVTRRPEEFGIPGSLWTLKKVCAYVWKRYRKKISDGSVSDYMRRWGLTCQRPVKRARKQNPSRI from the coding sequence ATGGAATACATAGATTTACGAAAACTGAAAAGTGGAGAGCTCAAGCAGGTACGCCGTCAGGTCGTACGCCTCAAACAGATGGGAAAAGCCGGGAAAGAAATTGAGGAATTAACCGGAGTGCGGCAGAGTCGCGCCAGCGAAATATGGACGGCATATAAGCGAGAGGGAGACAAAGCGCTGGAACCGAAGAAACACGGATTCCAGAAGGGGACGCATCTGCTTCTGACACCGGAGGAGCAGGCGGAAATACGGGAAACGATTGTTACCCGCCGCCCAGAGGAATTCGGCATTCCTGGGAGTCTGTGGACGCTGAAGAAAGTGTGTGCATACGTCTGGAAAAGGTATCGGAAAAAGATCTCGGACGGCAGTGTGTCGGATTATATGCGGCGCTGGGGCTTGACGTGCCAGCGTCCGGTCAAGCGTGCCCGGAAACAGAATCCTTCCCGTATCTAA
- a CDS encoding ABC transporter ATP-binding protein, whose amino-acid sequence MNIMEIKGVRYSYDNKRNVLKGVSAELDAGKMYAILGPSGCGKTTLLSLLGGLDSPLEGQILFDGQDIEITGLAAHRKNNVAFIFQSYNLIDYLTPKENVALTSKLPPQPILERVGLTEEESKRNVLKLSGGQQQRVAIARALASDAKVILADEPTGNLDEDTAAEITKILKECAHQMNKCVVIVTHSNELAKQADVIFRLKKGDLQVAGN is encoded by the coding sequence ATGAATATTATGGAGATAAAAGGAGTTCGCTACTCCTATGATAACAAGCGAAATGTGTTAAAAGGCGTGAGTGCTGAATTGGACGCAGGGAAAATGTACGCCATACTTGGACCGAGTGGGTGCGGAAAGACAACCCTGCTCTCCCTGCTTGGTGGGTTAGACAGTCCCCTTGAGGGTCAAATCCTTTTTGATGGACAAGACATTGAAATCACAGGTCTTGCGGCACATCGTAAAAATAATGTAGCCTTTATCTTTCAGAGCTATAATCTGATTGACTATCTAACACCAAAAGAAAATGTAGCTCTCACTTCTAAACTGCCGCCACAGCCTATTTTAGAGCGTGTCGGACTGACCGAAGAAGAAAGCAAACGAAATGTTTTGAAACTCTCTGGCGGTCAGCAGCAGCGTGTAGCGATTGCCCGTGCATTAGCTTCTGATGCAAAGGTCATCCTTGCCGACGAGCCGACAGGCAACCTTGATGAAGATACTGCGGCAGAAATCACGAAGATTTTGAAAGAATGTGCTCACCAGATGAATAAATGCGTGGTTATCGTTACGCACTCCAATGAGCTTGCAAAGCAGGCAGATGTTATCTTTCGATTGAAGAAAGGTGACTTGCAGGTCGCAGGAAATTAG
- a CDS encoding winged helix-turn-helix domain-containing protein: MSESGRQIGEKLFAVLNAGRKKELTEFVREYEGNCVPRFPSYLRSNNPSLTEFQEGNLYVCLEQRLVRVQDQTVNLTAKEFDILALLIRNPKRVFTYEMIIDFVWNEDYSYYSRKAVNNHISNMRKKLKISPDVSDYIKSVAGVGYKFEYYPRTRI; the protein is encoded by the coding sequence ATATCCGAATCCGGCAGACAGATTGGTGAGAAGTTATTTGCGGTTCTTAATGCTGGAAGAAAAAAAGAACTGACTGAATTTGTCCGGGAATATGAGGGAAACTGTGTTCCACGTTTTCCTTCATACCTTCGTAGCAACAATCCATCATTAACTGAATTTCAGGAGGGCAACCTGTACGTATGCCTGGAGCAAAGGCTTGTACGGGTTCAGGATCAGACTGTCAATCTGACAGCTAAGGAGTTTGATATACTGGCATTGCTGATTCGAAATCCAAAGCGGGTGTTCACCTATGAGATGATTATTGATTTTGTGTGGAATGAGGATTATTCTTACTACTCACGAAAAGCTGTCAACAACCATATCAGCAATATGCGGAAGAAACTGAAAATCTCGCCGGATGTGTCCGATTATATCAAAAGCGTTGCTGGTGTCGGATATAAATTTGAATATTACCCCCGAACAAGAATATAG
- a CDS encoding ABC transporter permease — translation MQQKGYKMKNVVINTQKAKYLALLVMLPYMALTFWLYNNVNSFKQENSVLRSIGLTQKQLCKMNICEGLCYAFFATLAILIVGLPISVVASREISIATLHGKVVPYQFPVLEMGLFILVLFGMELILSVWTIRRQKKQSLIEQMRAME, via the coding sequence ATGCAACAAAAAGGATATAAAATGAAAAATGTGGTTATCAATACACAAAAAGCAAAGTATTTAGCTCTTTTAGTCATGTTACCGTATATGGCTTTAACATTTTGGCTCTACAATAATGTGAATAGTTTTAAACAGGAAAACAGTGTTTTGCGTTCCATTGGCCTGACCCAAAAGCAGCTATGCAAAATGAATATCTGCGAGGGTCTATGCTATGCGTTCTTTGCAACATTGGCAATCCTGATTGTTGGGCTTCCTATCTCTGTTGTTGCAAGCAGAGAAATAAGTATAGCTACCCTACACGGAAAAGTAGTGCCTTATCAATTCCCGGTTTTGGAAATGGGTCTATTCATTCTGGTATTGTTCGGAATGGAGCTAATCTTGTCTGTATGGACAATCCGCAGACAGAAAAAGCAATCCCTGATTGAACAAATGCGGGCTATGGAATAA